A genomic window from Vitis riparia cultivar Riparia Gloire de Montpellier isolate 1030 chromosome 16, EGFV_Vit.rip_1.0, whole genome shotgun sequence includes:
- the LOC117933958 gene encoding transcription factor MYB77-like produces the protein MPRQPRQLWTQEEDDDLKRLRRENPKYSWEEIIKQGNLEGRTPKSCSHRWHNYLKSDFNGGEFSPEEDEQIINLKRRHVSWASMPEEPLLKHRSPNDIENRWYSRLKKGTATVSDPRRP, from the exons ATGCCACGGCAGCCGAGACAGCTATGGACCCAAGAAGAAGACGATGATCTCAAACGCTTAAGGAGAGAAAATCCTAAGTATTCTTGGGAAGAGATCATAAAGCAGGGAAACCTGGAAGGCAGGACTCCTAAAAGCTGTTCACATAGGTGGCATAACTATCTGAAGTCTGACTTTAACGGCGGGGAATTTTCCCCTGAGGAAGatgaacaaatcatcaatcTAAAGCGCCGTCATGTGAG TTGGGCATCCATGCCAGAAGAGCCTCTTCTTAAGCATCGATCTCCTAATGATATCGAGAACCGCTGGTACAGCCGCTTGAAGAAGGGGACTGCGACTGTAAGCGACCCTAGGCGACCCTAG